Within Saccharomycodes ludwigii strain NBRC 1722 chromosome IV, whole genome shotgun sequence, the genomic segment AAATTTGttctttattgaaaaataatttttatttctttatattgtgaaatattaaaaccattcacttaattttttacattAGTATTGTATTTTATAGAGATATACAATATTATAGTGATTACATTGgaaacaacttttttttttttaaaaataataatagttaaaaaaacaaacaaacaataataaaacaaagtGTAATGACAAGAGATATCAGAAACCACTTATTGTTTGAAGTAGCTACAGAGGTAGCTAACAGAGTTGGTGGTATTTACTCTGTTTTAAAGAGTAAGGCACCTGTCACCACTGCCcaatacaaaaacaattaccATTTAATAGGCccattaaataaacaaacctACGAATTGGAGgttgaaaaattagattGGACTGATGattctatttttgataaatacAATATTGGCGAGATCAAAACTGTGTTAACTAATATGCATGAAAGAGGtgttaattttgtttatgcCAGATGGTTGATTGAAGGTGCACCACGTGTTATTTTGTTTGACTTGGACAGTGTGCGTCACTACTTAAATGATTGGAAGGGTGATATATGGGAATTGTCTGGCATTCCTAGTCCTGAAAATGACACAGAGACAAACGATGCCATATTGTTAGGGTACACTGTTGCGTGGTTTTTGGGCGAGCTGGCACACGTTGACACAAAACAAGCCATCATTGCTCATTTCCATGAATGGCTAGCTGGTGTTGCTATACCTATTTGCCGTAAGAAAAGGATCGATgttgttactatttttactaCCCATGCCACTTTGTTGGGTAGGTATTTGTGTGCTGGTAACGTAGATTTTTACAATAACCTAGATAAGTTTGATTGTGATGCAGAGGCTGGGAAAAGAGGTATTTATCACCGTTATTGTATTGAGCGTGCAGCTGCTCATTCTGCAGATGTGTTTACCACTGTTTCTCAGATTACCGCTTTAGAGGCTGAGCATTTGTTAAAACGGAAGCCAGATGGTATTTTACCTAATGGGTTAAACGTTGTCAAGTTTCAAGCTGTTCATGAGTTTCAGAATTTGCATGCTCagaagaaggagaaaaTCAATGAGTTTATCAGAGGCCATTTTTGTGGtcattttgattttgatttggaaaataCGTTGTACTTTTTCATTGCCGGTAGATATGAGTACAGGAATAAGGGTGCGGACTTTTTCATCGAAAGTTTAGCTCGTTTGAACTATAGATTGAAGGTTTCCGGGTCTAAAATGACTGTTGTTGCGTTCATTATCATGCCAGCTAAGAACCATTCTTATACTGTTGAAGCTTTGAGGAACCAGGCTGTTGTCAAGTCGTTGGAAAACACAGTCAAAGATGTCAGCAAATCGATTGAAAAGAGAATCTTTAATCATGCCATGAAATATCCAAAAATTTCTGATAGTGGTGTTCCAACTGAATTGGACgaaattttaaagatgGGCGATAAAgttttgttgaaaaagaGAATTTTTGCCTTAAAGAGACCCGACGGTTCTCTGCCTCCAGTGGTGACCCACAATATGGTGGATGATGCCAACGATCCAATTTTGAAGCAGATTAGAAGCGTGCAGCTATTCAATGCACCAGAGGATCGTGttaaaatcattttccACCCAGAATTCCTAAGTGCTAATAATCCGATTTTGTCAATGGATTATGATGAGTTTGTTCGTGGGTGCCATTTAGGTGTTTTCCCATCTTATTATGAGCCATGGGGGTACACGCCTGCGGAATGTACTGTCATGGGTATTCCATCCATCACTACCAATTTATCTGGGTTTGGTGCATACATGGAGGATTTGATTGAACAAGACCAAGCCAAGGATTACGGTATTTATATCATTGATCGTCGTTTTAAAAGTGCCGAAGAGAGTATTGAACAGTTGGTTGACGATATGGAAAGCTTTGTAAGCAAAACTAGGAGACAAAGAATCAATCAAAGAAACAGAACCGAGAGGTTGAGTGATTTATTAGATTGGAAAAGAATGGGGTTGGAATATGTTAAGGCTAGGCAGTTGGCCCTAAGAAGAGCTTATCCTGAACAATTTAAGAGTTTGATTGGGGAGGATATTGGTGATTCGGATATTAGATTCATGGATGGCAGTAAGAAGATTAAGGTTGCCAAGCCAATGAGTGTTCCTGGATCTCCAAGAGATGGCAATAGTAGAGCGGGTAGTACAGCTGCTATATTAATGACTCCAGGTGACTTGGGTACTTTGCAGGATGCTAATAGTGTGgat encodes:
- a CDS encoding uncharacterized protein (similar to Saccharomyces cerevisiae YFR015C | GSY1 | Glycogen Synthase (paralog of YLR258W | GSY2)), with the translated sequence MTRDIRNHLLFEVATEVANRVGGIYSVLKSKAPVTTAQYKNNYHLIGPLNKQTYELEVEKLDWTDDSIFDKYNIGEIKTVLTNMHERGVNFVYARWLIEGAPRVILFDLDSVRHYLNDWKGDIWELSGIPSPENDTETNDAILLGYTVAWFLGELAHVDTKQAIIAHFHEWLAGVAIPICRKKRIDVVTIFTTHATLLGRYLCAGNVDFYNNLDKFDCDAEAGKRGIYHRYCIERAAAHSADVFTTVSQITALEAEHLLKRKPDGILPNGLNVVKFQAVHEFQNLHAQKKEKINEFIRGHFCGHFDFDLENTLYFFIAGRYEYRNKGADFFIESLARLNYRLKVSGSKMTVVAFIIMPAKNHSYTVEALRNQAVVKSLENTVKDVSKSIEKRIFNHAMKYPKISDSGVPTELDEILKMGDKVLLKKRIFALKRPDGSLPPVVTHNMVDDANDPILKQIRSVQLFNAPEDRVKIIFHPEFLSANNPILSMDYDEFVRGCHLGVFPSYYEPWGYTPAECTVMGIPSITTNLSGFGAYMEDLIEQDQAKDYGIYIIDRRFKSAEESIEQLVDDMESFVSKTRRQRINQRNRTERLSDLLDWKRMGLEYVKARQLALRRAYPEQFKSLIGEDIGDSDIRFMDGSKKIKVAKPMSVPGSPRDGNSRAGSTAAILMTPGDLGTLQDANSVDDYFNLSLGDDDDNEGGYEDNLG